The sequence below is a genomic window from Selenomonas ruminantium subsp. lactilytica TAM6421.
ATCTTCGTGCGGAACTTGGTCTTGCCATCGTAGTTGACCGTAATCGTGCCGCAGCCCATGTTGACGCCGGAGCCCATATCCGTATCGCCGATATAGGACAGATGCGGCAGCTTGGAACCTTCGCCAATGACGGAGTTCTTGACTTCCACGAAGTTGCCCATCTTGACGCCGGCCATCAGATGGGAGTCCGGACGGATATGGTTGAACTGGCCGAGGATCACGCCATCATCGATCACGCAGTCATGGTAGTAACCGAACTGGCCCATGACCTTGTTACCCATCTTGACATCCTGCAGGCGGACGCAGGGGCCCACTTCGCAATCTTCGCCAATCACGGTGTTGCCTTCGATCCAGGTCTGGGGATAGATAACCGTATCGCGGCCAATCTTCACGTCACAGTCCACATAGGTGGTATCCGGATCCATGATGGTCACGCCTTCTGCCATAAGCTCTTCATTCTTGCGGCGGCGCAGGATCTTCTCAGCGCCGGAAAGCTGCAGGCGGGAGTTGATGCCCAAGGTGGATTCATAATCGTCAGCAGCTACAGCCCAGATCTTTTCGCCCTGTTTCTGGAGAATTTCCAGCACATCCGGCAGATAGTATTCGCCCTGAGCGTTGTCGTTGGTAACCTGCTGGAGGGACGCAAAGAGTGCACGGGCATCAAAGCAATAGATGCCGGAATTGACTTCCTTGACTTCGCGTTCTGCATCCGTAGCATCCTTGTGCTCCACAATCTTGAGCACGCTGCCGTCTTCGGCACGGATGATGCGGCCATAACCCGTGGCATCCGGCATAATAGCCGTCAGCACCGTGGCCTTGGCCTGAGCTTCCACATGGGACTCGTAGAGCTTCTTGAGCAGGTCGCCCGTCAAAAGCGGCGTATCGCCGCAGAGTACCATGACCGTCCCCTGTTCATCTTTCAGCAGGTCAGCGGTCTGCAGCACGGCATGACCCGTGCCCAGCTGTTCCTTCTGCTCAGCAAATTCTGCCTGCGCACCCAGAGCTTCACGGACAGCCTCGCCGCCGAAACCGGTAACCACGATATTGCGCTTAGCACCAGCAGCCTTGGCCGCATCGATAACATGCTGGACCATGGACTTGCCGGCTGCCTTATGCAGGACCTTCGGGAGTTTGGACTTCATGCGAGTGCCCTTGCCTGCGGCAAGGATTACAGTTACTAAATCTGACATCGTTCTATGTCTCCTTAAATTTATTTCTTGCTTTTCTTTTCTGCTTTTTTCTGATTCTCCATGGCTTCCATGGCTTTAAGCAAGGTTTTTTCTGAGTTTTCCATATGGAGTTCCGCCGCCTTGCTGGCGCTCTTGCGGTCACCGTTGGCAATGGCCTCCACGATTTTCTTATGCTCTTCCAGCGTCTCTTCCAGGCGGCCCGGATAGGACATGGACAGGGTGCGGAAACGCGTCAACTGGTCGCGCAGATTCGAGATGATTCCCACCAGCCGCTCATTGCGGGCGGCATGATACATGGTATCGTGGAACTCAATATCGGTTTCCACGATTTTCTCGATGTTGCCGTCCTTGATATAACCGCCAATAATCACCAACAGACGCTGCAGATGCTCCAGCTCATCATCCGTGATATGGTCCGCCGCCAGTCCGTTGGACAGAGATTCCAACGCCGTGCGGATCTCAAAGATCTCATTGATATCCCGGATGGACATGCTGGCCACATAGGTACCCCGACGGGGCATCATCACCACATAGCCCTCCAATTCCAACTTGCGGCTGGCCTCCCGCACCGGTGTGCGGCTGACCCCCAGTTCCTCAGCCAGCTGGATTTCCATAATGCGTTCACCAGGCTTCAATATGCCATTGCGAATGGCCTCCCGCAGGGATTCGCACACCACTTCCCGCAAAGGCTGGTAGCTGTCAAGTTTAATCGGAGCTAATCTGTTCTTCATATAGGCCTACCTCTTTTGTAAAATCATGCTTTCATGCGGTTCATCTGAAAAGTACGCGTAACAAAAACATCGGCATTGGTTTCCCGACGCAGGACATTGGCAATGGCCTCTGCCTGTTCCCGACTGCGCGCCAGGCCAAAGACAGTCGGGCCGCTGCCGGACATCATGCTGGCCATAGCGCCGTTTTCCAGCATCATCTCTTTGTATGCCGCAATCACATCATACTTTTTAATAGTAACACTTTCCAGCACATTACACAATAACCCCGCCACGGCTTTTCGATTCTTATGAGCTATGGCGCGCTGGATGGCCTCATTGTCCGGATGGGCTTCAGCGCCCTGCTCATCATAATTCTGATAAGCCCAGGCCGTGGATACGGAGATGCGGGGTTTAGCCAGTACCACCCAGGTCTCCGGCATATCGGCAAGGCGCGTGAGGACTTCTCCTCGGCCCGTGGCCAACATGGTGCCGCCCATGATGCAGAAGGGGATATCCGAGCCCAGCTGCGCGCCCAGCTCGCAGAGCTTTTTCTGGGACAAGCCGAGATCGTAGAGCTCATTCATGCCCTTGAGCACCGCAGCCGCGTCTGCACTGCCGCCGGCGAGCCCTGCCGCCACTGGAATGCGCTTGATGAGCTCGATGCGCACACCGCCTGCCAGCTTGAATTCTTCCTGCATCAATGCCGCCGCCCGCCAAGCCAGATTTTTCTCATCGGCCTTGAGCCAGGGGACATTGATGGTCAGTTCAATGCCCGCTTCGATTTTCTCCAGGGATAAGGTATCATGCAGGCCAATGGACTGCATGACCATGGATACCTCATGGAACCCATCCTCGCGCTTGCCCAAAATATCCAGCGTCAGATTGATCTTGGCATTTGCCTCAACTGTTACCATCGTTCACTCTCCATCTCATGCCTCAGGCTTCCTGCAGGAAAGCCATATAGCCCTTCTTCACTTCGTATACGTCAATCTTGCTGGTGACTTCCCAGGGTGCGTGCATGCTCATAACGCCTACGCCGCTGTCAATCACCTGCATACCATAAAGGCTCATGATATAGGCAATGGTGCCGCCGCCGCCCAAGTCCACCTTGCCCAGCTCGGCCAGCTGATAATGCACGTTGTGCTTATCCATCATGGTGCGCAGCTCGCCCAGATACTCGGCGTTGGCATCATTGGAGCCGGATTTGCCCCGGGCACCGGTAAACTTGTTGAATACCATGCCCTTGCCCAGGTACGCCACATTCTTCTTGTCATAAGCGCTGGCATAGAGAGCATCATAAGCGCTGGAAACATCAGAGGAGAGCATCTTGCAGTTGGCCAGCAGGCGGCGCAGGCCTAATTCGCTATAAGCACCGCAGGCATTCATGACCTCTGCCACGGTGTTCTCAAAGAAACGGGACTGCATGCCCGTGGCGCCTACGCTGCCGATTTCTTCCTTGTCTACCAGCAGGCAGCAGGCCGTGCGCTTGACGTCCTTCATCTCCAGCATGGCCCGCAGGGAAGTATAGGAGCAGACACGGTCATCCTGACCATAAGCCAGGATCATGCTGCGGTCAAAGCCCAGTTCCCGGGCCTTGCCAGCCGGCACCAGTGCAAGCTCTGCAGACTGGAAATCCGCTTCTTCGAGATCATACTTGTCCTTGATGAGTTTGAGGACGCCCTCTTTGACACTTTCCTTGTCATCCTTTTTCAGGGGATAGTTGCCCACGAGGATATCGAGATTTTCCCCTTCGATGACCTTAGCGGCATTCTTCTTCATCTGCTCCTGGGAAAGATGGATCAAAAGATCCGTCACGCAGAATACCGGATCATTCTCGTCCTCGCCAATGCAGATCTCTACCAAAGAGCCATCCTTCTTGGCCACCACACCATGCAGGGCCAGGGGCAGGGTTACCCACTGATACTTCTTGATGCCGCCATAGTAATGGGTGTCAAGATAAGCAAGGCCGCCATCTTCATACAGCGGGTTCTGCTTAACATCCAGACGGCAGGTGTCGATATGAGCGCCCAGGATATTCATGCCCTGTTCCAAAGGCTCCGTGCCGATATTGAAGAGCACGATAGCCTTCTCCATATTCACGGCATAGACCTTGGCACCCGCCGCAAGTTGCTCGCCGCTCTTGATGATATCCGCCAGATTGCGGTAACCGGCAGCTTCTGCCTGTTTGATTGCCTCTTTAACACTTTCCCGCTCCGTCTTGCAATTGGTCAGAAATTCCCGGTAGCCCTTGTTGAGTTCTTCCAGTTCCTGCTTTTCCGCCTCGCTGTACTGACTCCAGATGGAGTCTTTCTTTTCTTCGCTCATATTCACACCTCTAATAGATATTCATTGATGATATCGATAAAATCCTGCCGCTTCTCGGCATGATTGAATTTGTCCCTGAGGATTGCACCATGAGTGATGCCTCTGGTATACCAGGTGGCATGCTTGCGCATTTCCCTTGGGCCGATATAGTCGCCCTTGTACTTCAGCAGCAGATCCAGATGGCGCACGATGACCTCCGCCCGCTCCTGCATGGAAGGTTGGGGCAGGATTTCGCCGGTCCGGAGGTAATGGGTCAGCCGCTTGAATATCCAGGGATTTCCCTGCGCCCCACGGCCGATCATCACACCGTCCGCGCCGGTAACCTCCAGGATTTTCTTCAAGTCCTGACAGGTGCGCACATCGCCATTGGCAATCACCGGCACCTTGACGGCTTTCTTGACTTCCGCGATGATATTCCAATCGGCATTGCCACTATAGAACTGCTCTCTTGTGCGGCCATGGACGGCAATGGCATCAACGCCGGCTGCTTCCGCAATCCTGGCGATTTCCAGCACATTGACATGGTCGTCATCCCAGCCCTTGCGCATCTTGACCGTCACGGGCATCTTGACCGCCTTGCGGATGGCTGACAGGATTTCGTAGACCTTATCTGGAGCCAGCATCAGAGCTGAACCCTCACCATTCTTGACGATTTTCGGCGCGGGACAGCCCATATTGAAATCGAGGATATCTGCCGTTCCCAATTCCTCCACATATTTCGCCGCCTCCGCCGCCATATCCGGCGAATTGGCAAAAAGCTGCATGGCCAAAGGACGCTCTCCCGGTTCCGATTCCAGCATGGTCAAGGTGCGCTCATTGCGGTAATGAATGCCCTGACAGCTGACCATTTCCGCATAGCAGAGGGGGCAGCCCATATCATGGGCGATAATGCGATAAGCCGTATCCGTAACCCCGGCCATGGGCGCTAAAAACACCGGCGCATCAAAGGTAAAGTTTCCGATTTTCATGGTCATGCTCAGGCGTTCCTCTCGGCAGGTTCCCGCTTATCTGCATTGCGCTCATAAAGGGCCTGCAGACCGGTCAGTGTCAGGAAGTGGTCGACCTTGTCAATGGTGGCCGACTCCTTGGCAATCATGCGGGCCAGACCGCCTGTCGCGATAACCTTCATCTCCTTGCCATACTCCGCCTTGATGCGGCGCACGACTTCGTCAATCTGCCCCACATAGCCGAAGATGATGCCCGCCTGCATACCCTGAATGGTGTTGCGGCAGATGATCTGCTTGGGCGGCACCAGTTCGATACGGGGCAGCTGGGCCGCCGTCTGGAACAGGGCGTCAGCACTGGTGCCGATACCGGGAGCAATGACGCCGCCCATAAAGTCGCCATCATCCCCCACCACATCATAGGTGGTAGCGGTACCGATATCGATGACGATCAATGGGCCGCCATACTGTTCATAGGCACCTACCACATTGACGATACGGTCGGCACCGATGGCCCGGGGATTCTCATAATGGAGCTTGATGCCTGTCTTGATGCCGGGCCCTACCACCAGCGGTTTCAGATGGAAGTAACGCTCACACATCTTGACCAAAGGCACCACCAAAGGTGGCACAACGGACGAAATGATGATGGCATGGATGTCGCTCATGCTGATGCCCTGATAGCGGAACAGATCATTCATCAGCATGCCGTACTCGTCCCCGGTCTTCTGACGATCCGTGGAAATACGCCAATGCTTCATCAACTTCTTGCCTTCATAGGTTCCCATGACAATATTGGTATTGCCAATATCCAAAACTAATAACAAAGGATTATCCTCCTAGATAACAAATAAAACTACCATTTACCGCTCTGGGGACGAATGGATACATCCCCAGCCAGAACACGCTGGCGTCCCGTTTCCGTATCCACCAGCAAAGCGCCGTCATCATCGATATCCACAGCCTTGCCGGTATAGACCTCGCCATCCCGCACGCCGATGACCTTGACTTCCTGTCCCAGAGTGATGTTGTACTGACGCCACTCCGCCAAAACAGGCGCAAAGCCATCACGCTGCACCTTGGCATACAGATCGTCCATGGCCCGGAGCACCGCCTGGAAGAACTTCACCCGGGGAAGTTTCTCCCCCTTCATAATGCTCAGGGACGTAGCCACGTCACGGATATCCTCAGGGAAATCTGACGCGTCAATATTCACATTGATGCCTGTGCCAATGACAATATAATTGATGCCATCCATCTCGGCACTCATTTCCGTCAAAATGCCCACGAGCTTCTTATTGTCAAACAGCAGATCATTGGGCCATTTGATGCCCGGCTTGAGCCCGAATTCCGTCATGGCCCGAGCCACAGCCACCGCCGCCATCAGGGTGCACTTAGGCGCCTCCTGGGGCAGGAATTTAGGCCGCAGGATAACGGAAAACCAAATGCCCTTCCCCTTGGGGGAGAAGAACTTGCGCTCTAAACGCCCCTTGCCGCCGGTCTGACATTCAGCCACCACCACCGTGCCCTCTACGGCGCCTTCACGGGCCAGCCGCTTGGCTTCATTATTGGTGGAGTCGATCTCCTCATGGCAGATGATTTTTTTCCCGATCACCTGGGTTGCCAAACCATTATTGATCTCCCCGGCCAGCAGGGCATCCGGAGCCACCCGCAGGCTGTAGCCGCTGCGGGCATGGCTCTCGATCTCATAGCCCTGCGCCCGCATTTCCTTGATATGCTTCCAGACTGCCGTCCGGGAAACCCCCAGACGATCCGCAATCTCCTCGCCGGATATATATGTATCTCCTGCATTGCGCAGGATCTCCAGAATCTTGTTACGCAACAGCCCGCCCCCTTGGAAAAATTTACATACTTCTTTATTATAGCGCTAGAACTGCCGTTGCGCCACAAAAAAATTGACCGGTCAATCCTGACTGACCGGTCAAACTCCATTTACTTATGCCGTTTTAAAGGTAAACTCCCCATTGGCAAAACCAATATTGACGGTATCGCCTTCCTGTACTTCGCCGCGGATGATAGCCTTGGACAGTGCCGTTTCCACGGTATGCACCAGCAGGCGGCGCAGAGGCCGTGCACCGAAGTTGGGATCGAATCCCTGGTCGGCTAGTGCCGTCAGGGCGTCTTCGTCCCAGCCTAAGGTGATCTTGACTTGGCGCTGCAGGCGCTCGCCCAGAGCCTTCAGCAGGATGCCGGCGATATTCTTGACCTGTTCCTTGGCCAGAGCCTTGAAGACGATGATATCGTCCACACGGTTCAGGAATTCCGGGCGGAAGTAATCCTTGAGGATTTCCTTGACCGCACTCTGGGCTTCTTCATAATCCTTGTTGAGGATTTCGTGGGAACCTAAGTTGCTGGTCATGATGATGACCGTGTTCTTGAAATTCACCACACGGCCCTTGCCATCGGTCAGGCGGCCATCGTCCAATATCTGCAGCAGCACATTGAACACATCGCGATGGGCCTTCTCAATCTCATCCAGCAGGATGACGCTATAGGGACGACGGCGCACGGCTTCCGTGAGCTGACCGCCTTCATCATAGCCCACATATCCCGGAGGCGCACCGATCAGGCGGGCTACGCTGTGCTTCTCCATGTATTCGCTCATATCGATGCGGATCATGCTGCGCTCATCATCAAAGAGAGCTTCCGCCAGTGTCTTGGCCAGTTCCGTCTTGCCCACGCCCGTGGGGCCAAGGAAGATAAAGGAACCGATGGGCCGGTTGGGATCTTTGATGCCGGCTCTGGCCCGCAGGATGGCCTCGCTGACAGCTTTCACGGCTTCATCCTGGCCAACCACCCGTTCATGGAGCACGTCTTCCAGATGAATGAGTTTTTCCCGTTCGCCCGTGAGCATCTTGCTGACGGGAATCCCCGTCCAGCGGCTGATGACCTTGGCGATATCTTCCTCACCCACTTCTTCCTTGAGCAGGGATTCGCCCTGGGCACGGGCGGCAATGCGCTCTTCTTCTTCCTTCAATTGCTGCTGCAATTGCGGCAGCTTGCCGTATTTGAGTTCCGACAGGCGGTTGAGGTCATAGGCCCGCTCGGCACTTTCCATCTGGCTGTTGACATCGTCGATTTCCTTCTTGATGGCCCGCACCCGGAGGATTGCCTGCTTCTCATGTTCCCATTTTTCCTTAAGCGTATTCTCCTCCACCTGCAGGCTGCCCTTTTCAGCGGTAATGGCTGCCAGTTTTTCCTGGGATGCCGCATCCGTTTCCTTCTTCAGGGCCTGCTCCTCGATTTCGATCTGCATGATCTTGCGGCGGATCTCGTCGATGGGCGCCGGCATGGATTCGATTTCCGTGCGCAGTTTTGCCGCCGCTTCATCCACCAAGTCGATAGCCTTATCCGGCAGGAAGCGGTCGGAGATATAGCGGTCCGAAAGTACCGCTGCCGAAACCAGCGCCGCATCGCGGATGCGCACGCCATGATGAACCTCATAGCGCTCCTTGAGTCCGCGCAGGATGGAAATGGTATCCTCAACACTGGGCTGCCCCACCATCACCGGCTGGAAGCGGCGCTCCAAAGCTGTATCCTTTTCAATATACTTGCGGTATTCGTTGAGCGTCGTCGCGCCGATGCAGCGCAGTTCGCCGCGGGCCATCATGGGCTTTAAGAGATTGCCGGCATCCATAGCCCCTTCGGCGGCACCGGCGCCCACCACCGTATGCACTTCATCGATAAAGAGCAGGATCTGGCCGTCAGACTTGACGATTTCGTTGAGCACAGCCTTCAAGCGTTCCTCAAACTCGCCGCGGAACTTGGCCCCGGCAATCAAAGAACCCATATCCAAAGAGTACAACGTCTTATTCTTCAGGGATTCCGGCACATCTCCTGCCACGATGCGGCGGGCCAGACCTTCGACGATGGCCGTCTTGCCTACGCCCGGTTCACCGATCAGCACCGGATTGTTCTTCGTGCGGCGGGAAAGGATTTCAATGGTGCGGCGGATCTCTTCATCGCGGCCAATCACCGGGTCCAGCTTTCCCTGACGGGCTGCCGCCGTCAGATCCCGGCCGAACTTTTCGAGGGATTTATAACCTTCCTCGGGATTCTCGCTCGTGACATTCTGCTTGCGATACTTCTTGATGGCACTCTGGATATTGCCCTTGGTCAGCTTGAATTCCTTGCAGATGGTCTGCACATCATTGCTGCCATCCACAGCCAGGCCTAAGAGCAGATGTTCCGTGGAAAGGTAGTCATCCTTCATGGACTTAGCGAATTCCTCGGCTCTTGCCAGCACCCGCACCATATCCATGCCCATGGAAAGACGGTCCGTGCCCCGGACACTCGGGATCTTGCCCAATTCCTGTTCCAGACGGGCCTTGAGCATTGGCAGATCCGTCTGACATTCATTGAAGATATCGGTGAGTAGCCCTTCCGGCTCTTTGGCCAAAGCCAGCAGCACGTGCAGGGAAGTGATTTCCTGCTGATAGCGCATGGCCGCCATCTGCTGGGCAGCCTGCAAAGCCGCCATGGTTTTTGCGGTGTATTTTTCCTGTCCCATAATGTATTCCTCCGTAACTTCGCGGTTAAGTTTCATCTTCAAGTTCTATTATACAGGATAAGGTCAAAAAGTCAAATACTATTTCTGACTTTTTGACCTTAAACCTTGTCTTCCCTGCTCATTTTAAGCTATAATAGGGAAAGCTGATCATAAGGAGGATTTTTTCATGACACAGAATGAATTCCATAAATTAGTCCATGTGGTAATGGACTCCAAGGCCAAACCACCCGAAAGCCTGTTCAACGGTGGTATGGACAGCTGGCGCGCCCGGGCAAGACTGGCACATTTCCTTGCCATGGACGAGATCGACAAGAAGGACGAGGCCAGCGAGCTTTTCCATAGCGTGGTTGAGGCCGACTACGACGAGGAAAACAGCGAAGAAGTTGAAGAATACGTCTTCGCCCTGCAGAAGCTCAGTGCACTCGAAAAAGATCAAGAAAAATATGATGAAGCGCTGAACCATATCAATCAGGCCATCGAAGCCGGCGAAGGCACGGACTTCCTCTACAAGTATATCCTGCGTGGCGAACTTTGGGCCGACCGTTGGAATATCCTGCACAAGATGGGCATGACTGCCGATGCGGAAAAGGAAGTCGATGAACGCATCGAGGCCTACAAGGACATCCCCATCGAACATAACAGCTATCTCTACTATGGCTACCGCTTCAAGGCCCAGTTGGCAGCTGCCCGCGGCGTGACCTTAGTCGCCAAGGATTATATGCATATGGCCATCCATGCCATGGAAATTCCCGAAAACTATCAGGCCGGACTCGAAAAAGCGTTTGCGGCTGACCATGATAATGCCTCCTGGATTCTGGCCGAAGTGGATAAGGCTACGCCGAATCCGGATATGTTGCATTGGGACATTTAAGATTACCACCATTGATTCGTTAATGATTGTCCATTCCGTTTAGGAAAGCCCGGGGTAACTATTTCTTCCGCTGAGACGCTTACGCGCCAAACGCTCTAGAAATAGTTACCCCGGGCTTTCTCTGTTTATGCCTGCCAATATATGTTCGCTTTATTTGCGGGTTATGCTGATTCCGCGGATGGTCTCGGGCAGCAGCGCCGCCGCTTCTTTGTCAATAATCACAGCCACATCACGGTGTAGCTGCAGGATTGAGGCCGGCGCCTCCGGCGTCACATCACCACAGACAGCCTTATACACGGCTTCCGCTTTATTGCGGCCATTGGCCAGCAAAATGACGTGTTCCGCCATCATAATGGTCTTGATGCCCATGCTTATGGCATAACGTGGGACTTCTTCTGCACTTTTGAAGAAACGGGAATTGGCCTGGATGGTCTCTTCATCCAGCTGCACTTTATGGGTGGTGGCGGCAAATTTCACATCCGGCTCATTGAAACCGATATGGGCATTCTGACCAATGCCCAGGACCTGCAGGTCAATGCCGCCTTTGGAGGCGATCAGCTTTTCATAGCGCTCCCCCTCCGCTGCCATATCGTCAGCCATGCCGTTGGGCAGATAGACATTTTCCGGGCGGATGTTGATATGGCGGAAGAAATTTTCCTGCATGAAATAATGATAGCTCTGGGGATTATCCGGACTCATGCCGATATATTCATCGAGATTAAAGGTGGTCACTTCCGAAAAATCCAGCCCTACGCTTTTGTGCACGGCTGCCAGCCGCTGATACATAGAAACCGGCGTACTGCCCGTGGCCAGCCCCAAAACGCTGTCAGGCTTCAGATAGACCTGCCCCGCCACGATATTGGCCGCTTCCAGCCCCATCTTTTCATAGGAATCCGTTATGATGATCCGCATAATCATGCCTCCGCTTCTTTAGCCTGCTGTTTTTCCCGTTTTTTCTTCTCCCGGCGTTCCTTAAAAAAGCGCTTCATGATGCCTGCACATTCCTCCTGCAGGACACCAGCCGTGATTTCCGGCCGATGGT
It includes:
- the glmU gene encoding bifunctional UDP-N-acetylglucosamine diphosphorylase/glucosamine-1-phosphate N-acetyltransferase GlmU; its protein translation is MSDLVTVILAAGKGTRMKSKLPKVLHKAAGKSMVQHVIDAAKAAGAKRNIVVTGFGGEAVREALGAQAEFAEQKEQLGTGHAVLQTADLLKDEQGTVMVLCGDTPLLTGDLLKKLYESHVEAQAKATVLTAIMPDATGYGRIIRAEDGSVLKIVEHKDATDAEREVKEVNSGIYCFDARALFASLQQVTNDNAQGEYYLPDVLEILQKQGEKIWAVAADDYESTLGINSRLQLSGAEKILRRRKNEELMAEGVTIMDPDTTYVDCDVKIGRDTVIYPQTWIEGNTVIGEDCEVGPCVRLQDVKMGNKVMGQFGYYHDCVIDDGVILGQFNHIRPDSHLMAGVKMGNFVEVKNSVIGEGSKLPHLSYIGDTDMGSGVNMGCGTITVNYDGKTKFRTKIGNDAFVGCNSNLVAPVEVEDGAYIGAGSTITKTVPKDTLAIARARQKNIEGWADKRK
- a CDS encoding GntR family transcriptional regulator is translated as MKNRLAPIKLDSYQPLREVVCESLREAIRNGILKPGERIMEIQLAEELGVSRTPVREASRKLELEGYVVMMPRRGTYVASMSIRDINEIFEIRTALESLSNGLAADHITDDELEHLQRLLVIIGGYIKDGNIEKIVETDIEFHDTMYHAARNERLVGIISNLRDQLTRFRTLSMSYPGRLEETLEEHKKIVEAIANGDRKSASKAAELHMENSEKTLLKAMEAMENQKKAEKKSKK
- the ispE gene encoding 4-(cytidine 5'-diphospho)-2-C-methyl-D-erythritol kinase; this translates as MVTVEANAKINLTLDILGKREDGFHEVSMVMQSIGLHDTLSLEKIEAGIELTINVPWLKADEKNLAWRAAALMQEEFKLAGGVRIELIKRIPVAAGLAGGSADAAAVLKGMNELYDLGLSQKKLCELGAQLGSDIPFCIMGGTMLATGRGEVLTRLADMPETWVVLAKPRISVSTAWAYQNYDEQGAEAHPDNEAIQRAIAHKNRKAVAGLLCNVLESVTIKKYDVIAAYKEMMLENGAMASMMSGSGPTVFGLARSREQAEAIANVLRRETNADVFVTRTFQMNRMKA
- a CDS encoding aminopeptidase, which translates into the protein MSEEKKDSIWSQYSEAEKQELEELNKGYREFLTNCKTERESVKEAIKQAEAAGYRNLADIIKSGEQLAAGAKVYAVNMEKAIVLFNIGTEPLEQGMNILGAHIDTCRLDVKQNPLYEDGGLAYLDTHYYGGIKKYQWVTLPLALHGVVAKKDGSLVEICIGEDENDPVFCVTDLLIHLSQEQMKKNAAKVIEGENLDILVGNYPLKKDDKESVKEGVLKLIKDKYDLEEADFQSAELALVPAGKARELGFDRSMILAYGQDDRVCSYTSLRAMLEMKDVKRTACCLLVDKEEIGSVGATGMQSRFFENTVAEVMNACGAYSELGLRRLLANCKMLSSDVSSAYDALYASAYDKKNVAYLGKGMVFNKFTGARGKSGSNDANAEYLGELRTMMDKHNVHYQLAELGKVDLGGGGTIAYIMSLYGMQVIDSGVGVMSMHAPWEVTSKIDVYEVKKGYMAFLQEA
- the dusB gene encoding tRNA dihydrouridine synthase DusB, with protein sequence MKIGNFTFDAPVFLAPMAGVTDTAYRIIAHDMGCPLCYAEMVSCQGIHYRNERTLTMLESEPGERPLAMQLFANSPDMAAEAAKYVEELGTADILDFNMGCPAPKIVKNGEGSALMLAPDKVYEILSAIRKAVKMPVTVKMRKGWDDDHVNVLEIARIAEAAGVDAIAVHGRTREQFYSGNADWNIIAEVKKAVKVPVIANGDVRTCQDLKKILEVTGADGVMIGRGAQGNPWIFKRLTHYLRTGEILPQPSMQERAEVIVRHLDLLLKYKGDYIGPREMRKHATWYTRGITHGAILRDKFNHAEKRQDFIDIINEYLLEV
- a CDS encoding type III pantothenate kinase, translating into MLLVLDIGNTNIVMGTYEGKKLMKHWRISTDRQKTGDEYGMLMNDLFRYQGISMSDIHAIIISSVVPPLVVPLVKMCERYFHLKPLVVGPGIKTGIKLHYENPRAIGADRIVNVVGAYEQYGGPLIVIDIGTATTYDVVGDDGDFMGGVIAPGIGTSADALFQTAAQLPRIELVPPKQIICRNTIQGMQAGIIFGYVGQIDEVVRRIKAEYGKEMKVIATGGLARMIAKESATIDKVDHFLTLTGLQALYERNADKREPAERNA
- a CDS encoding biotin--[acetyl-CoA-carboxylase] ligase produces the protein MRNKILEILRNAGDTYISGEEIADRLGVSRTAVWKHIKEMRAQGYEIESHARSGYSLRVAPDALLAGEINNGLATQVIGKKIICHEEIDSTNNEAKRLAREGAVEGTVVVAECQTGGKGRLERKFFSPKGKGIWFSVILRPKFLPQEAPKCTLMAAVAVARAMTEFGLKPGIKWPNDLLFDNKKLVGILTEMSAEMDGINYIVIGTGINVNIDASDFPEDIRDVATSLSIMKGEKLPRVKFFQAVLRAMDDLYAKVQRDGFAPVLAEWRQYNITLGQEVKVIGVRDGEVYTGKAVDIDDDGALLVDTETGRQRVLAGDVSIRPQSGKW
- the clpB gene encoding ATP-dependent chaperone ClpB, with amino-acid sequence MGQEKYTAKTMAALQAAQQMAAMRYQQEITSLHVLLALAKEPEGLLTDIFNECQTDLPMLKARLEQELGKIPSVRGTDRLSMGMDMVRVLARAEEFAKSMKDDYLSTEHLLLGLAVDGSNDVQTICKEFKLTKGNIQSAIKKYRKQNVTSENPEEGYKSLEKFGRDLTAAARQGKLDPVIGRDEEIRRTIEILSRRTKNNPVLIGEPGVGKTAIVEGLARRIVAGDVPESLKNKTLYSLDMGSLIAGAKFRGEFEERLKAVLNEIVKSDGQILLFIDEVHTVVGAGAAEGAMDAGNLLKPMMARGELRCIGATTLNEYRKYIEKDTALERRFQPVMVGQPSVEDTISILRGLKERYEVHHGVRIRDAALVSAAVLSDRYISDRFLPDKAIDLVDEAAAKLRTEIESMPAPIDEIRRKIMQIEIEEQALKKETDAASQEKLAAITAEKGSLQVEENTLKEKWEHEKQAILRVRAIKKEIDDVNSQMESAERAYDLNRLSELKYGKLPQLQQQLKEEEERIAARAQGESLLKEEVGEEDIAKVISRWTGIPVSKMLTGEREKLIHLEDVLHERVVGQDEAVKAVSEAILRARAGIKDPNRPIGSFIFLGPTGVGKTELAKTLAEALFDDERSMIRIDMSEYMEKHSVARLIGAPPGYVGYDEGGQLTEAVRRRPYSVILLDEIEKAHRDVFNVLLQILDDGRLTDGKGRVVNFKNTVIIMTSNLGSHEILNKDYEEAQSAVKEILKDYFRPEFLNRVDDIIVFKALAKEQVKNIAGILLKALGERLQRQVKITLGWDEDALTALADQGFDPNFGARPLRRLLVHTVETALSKAIIRGEVQEGDTVNIGFANGEFTFKTA
- the nagB gene encoding glucosamine-6-phosphate deaminase translates to MRIIITDSYEKMGLEAANIVAGQVYLKPDSVLGLATGSTPVSMYQRLAAVHKSVGLDFSEVTTFNLDEYIGMSPDNPQSYHYFMQENFFRHINIRPENVYLPNGMADDMAAEGERYEKLIASKGGIDLQVLGIGQNAHIGFNEPDVKFAATTHKVQLDEETIQANSRFFKSAEEVPRYAISMGIKTIMMAEHVILLANGRNKAEAVYKAVCGDVTPEAPASILQLHRDVAVIIDKEAAALLPETIRGISITRK